AGACGATCCGGAGAAAAACCTACGCGACAAAGAAATAAACTCGTCATCGATACGGGCGTACTGGTTTCCGCGTTCGCATTCGGGGGGACACCGATGGAAGCGGTTCGGAAGGCCGTCGCCGAAGACCCGATCTTCGTTTCTCCCGACCTTCTGAGGGAGTACCGAGAGGTTCCCGCCGTCCTCGCGAAAAGGGGGAAGATCGAAAACCGCCAGTTCATGGCTCTCATCGCAGGCATCGCGGCGGTCGTG
This portion of the bacterium genome encodes:
- a CDS encoding PIN domain-containing protein is translated as RRSGEKPTRQRNKLVIDTGVLVSAFAFGGTPMEAVRKAVAEDPIFVSPDLLREYREVPAVLAKRGKIENRQFMALIAGIAAVVANARPGSSEKVARNTGRNRALLAGR